Proteins from one Acidimicrobiia bacterium genomic window:
- the fliS gene encoding flagellar export chaperone FliS produces MTTSNLRQRYVADSVEVMSPARIVVALYDRLWMDLHRGAKAVDEGAIETANRELTHAQRVVEQLQAALDTNAWPGARNLHDLYSFVLAQLVTANVKKDRRRIETCIAIVEPLRDAWKQAARDATGTGPALGSVA; encoded by the coding sequence ATGACCACATCGAACTTGAGACAGCGCTACGTCGCCGACTCCGTCGAGGTGATGTCACCCGCGCGGATCGTCGTCGCGCTGTACGACCGTCTCTGGATGGACCTCCACCGCGGCGCGAAGGCCGTGGACGAGGGCGCGATCGAGACGGCGAACCGCGAGCTGACGCACGCCCAGCGCGTCGTCGAGCAGCTCCAGGCCGCGCTGGACACCAACGCGTGGCCCGGCGCGCGCAACCTCCACGACCTGTACTCGTTCGTGCTCGCCCAGCTCGTGACCGCGAACGTGAAGAAGGACCGTCGCCGCATCGAGACGTGCATCGCGATCGTCGAGCCGTTGCGGGACGCGTGGAAGCAGGCCGCCCGTGACGCGACGGGCACAGGACCGGCACTGGGATCGGTGGCATGA